TTTCATGGTTTCCGAGGCAGGTGTTCGAACCGCCGGAAGGGAACCTTTTCACAGCCAGGCGCGTCATAGCTATTGATTTGAGGCGCCTTTGCGGAGGGATTCGATTGCCACTGCGCCGTCACCCGGGCCTCGCCCTCTGGATTGTCCTGATCGTCCTCGTGCTCAGCTGGAGTGCCGCCGGTCCGGTCGCGGCCGCCGGACAAGGTGGCCAGCCGGCCGGGACCGACCAGTCCGCGACGAATCTGAAAATGACGGTGATTCCTGGCTTCGGCGGCCAGGCCAAGTTCGGACGATGGGTCCCCGTCGAAGTCGTCGTGACCAATACTGGTCCGGACGTGTCCGGCCGGGTCGTCATCGATCACCTCGAGGCCAACTCCGGTTACCGGACGGAGTATGCGGTCGACGCCGTTGTCGCCAGCGGGTCCAAGAAGGCCTTTCTTCTGCACATCCCGTTCACCGACCTACAGCACGCCATCGAAGCCAGGTTCATCAGTGGGGCGGACGAACTGGCCTCGGCCCGCGCGCAGATGGAGGCCATTCCCGCCACCGACGTGACGGTCGGGGTCCTGTCCGACGACCCCGCGGCCCTCAACTATCTGGGCGCCATCACCCTCGATCAGAAACGGCGGGTGACCGTCGTCCACCTGCAGCCGGCCCAGCTTTCAAGGCACGTCGGGGTCCTCGACAACTTCGACCTCTTGGTCCTCGACAATGTCGACACCCAAGCCATCAGCCAGGATCAGTGGGGAGCCATCGAGGCCTGGATCGGGGTCCGCGGCACGCTGGCCGTGGCTGGCGGGCCCAACGCCCGCAAGACCCTGGCCGGACTACCGGCTGCCCTGCTGCCGGTGGAGGTCGACGGGACGGCTCCGGCCGACCTCTCGCCCTTGGCCGTTTACGCGGGCAAAACGATGCCCGGGGCGACCGCGGGAACGGTCTCCAAGGTCAAGCTCAAGACCGGCACTACCATCGAAGTCGGCCGGACCGACCTGCCCCTCCTGGTCGATGCCAGGATCGCTGGGGGTCACCTTCTCTTCTTCTCCGCCGATCTGACCCTGGCCCCCTTGGCCGACTGGGGCGGAACCACGGCCTTGTGGACCAAGCTCCTGGCAACCAAGGTTGCCTCGGCCTCGACCACGGCGGCCTCGGCGCAGGTCCTGATCTCCAGCAAGATGGCCCCGTCCGGGTCGGTGAGCCTGCTCGGCACGCCGAGCGTGGCCTATGCCCTGCGCAACTTGCCGGTCATGGACCTCCCGTCGATGAGGCTCCTTGGCGCCCTGCTCCTCATCTACGTTCTGATCATTGGCCCGCTCAACTACTTCATTCTGCGTCGGCTTGACCGCCGCGATTGGGCCTGGGTGACCATTCCGCTGGTGGTGGTCCTCTTCGCCGGGAGTGCCTACGTCTTCGCCTTCAAGGGGAAGGGTCGGGACGTTATCACCAACAACTTGGCCATCGTCAGGCTCGACCCCGGGGTGCCGACGGCCAGGACCCAGACCTACGTCGGGGTCTTCGCCCCCAGCCGCCGCGCTTATCGGGTGAGTCTGGCCGGAGACCCGCTGGTGGCCGCCTTGTCGGCCTTCGACGCCCCGCCGCCGGTGAGCTCCGGCGCGGCTTCAGGGGGCGCCGGCCCGATCACCACCCGGATCAGCACCGGCAGTTCGACCACGGTTGAGTTCACGGACATGCGGATGTGGTCGATGCAGAGCTTCATGGTCGACCGCGCGGTGCCTTCCCAGGGCGCCATCGAGTCCAACCTCCGCACCGGGCCGAACGGTCTGACCGGTTCGGTCACCAACAAGACCCCCTTCACCCTTAAAGACGCCTTCATCGTGTCCGACTTCGGGTACACCAGCCTGGGCGACCTCGGGCCGGGGCAGACGGCGCCGGTCGACCTCAAATTGACGGCCGTCGGCGGCAGCGCTTACGGCCGGCCGATGTTGACGCAGATCATGAACCAATACAACCCGAAGGGGACATCGACCACCGTCGACCGCGAGTTGAACCGCCGGCGGATGCTCCTCGAGGCGGCCTTTGGCTGGGAGCGCGAAGGGCGCTGGGACGACGACCGGGTGGTCGTCGGGGGCTGGGTTTACCAGCCAATCGACCAGGCCACCGTGGCCGACAAGCCGGGCCAAGACTACTACCTGGCCTTCGTCGGGTCGCCGGCCCAGGTCTCCTTCGTCGACGGCAAGGACCTACTCATCCCGGATGGCCTGCTCCGACCGACGCTCATCGAGGCCAAGAGCAATACGGCGGCCCACAACCCCGACGGCTATGCCTTCTCGGATGGATCGCTCACCTTCGAAGCGGTCTTCCCGGTCGTCCCCCGACAGCTTTCCAGCCTGATTTTCTGGTTGCCCAACGCCCAGAACGGCCCGGGCACCGTGGCCCTCAAGACCGAGGTTTACGACTGGGCCAAGAAGGCCTGGGTGGCCGCGAGGCTCGACACCAGCACGGTTGATCTCGGCGAAGGCAAAGGCCTCGTCTCGCCCGACGGCCGGGTCCGGCTCAAGGTCACCAACCCGGGCGGGGTCTGGTTCAACCTCGGCGAGCCGATGATCTCGGCCCGTGGGAAGGTGAAGTAGATGATCCGCATCGACCAAGTCACCAAGACCTACGGGCGGACCAAGGCCCTCGATGGGCTCCAGTTCGAGGTGCCCCGGGGGAGCATCTTCGGCTTCGTCGGCCCGAACGGGGCCGGCAAGACCACGACCATCAGGATCCTGGCCACGCTGCTCGCGCCGAGCGGCGGCGAAGCCTACGTCGGCGGGGCCCCGGTGAGCCGCGATCCGGCCAAGGTCAGGCAGCTCATCGGGTACATGCCCGACTTCTTCGGGGTCTACGACGACCTGAGGGTCGACGAATACCTCGACTTTTACGGAGCCAGCCGGGGACTCGCTCCGGCTAGGCGGAAGAAGGTCGCCGCCGACCTCCTGGAACTGATCGAGCTGACCGATAAGCGGGGCGAGTATGTCGACACCCTCTCTCGGGGCATGAAACAGCGCCTCTGCCTGGCCCAGGCGCTCGTCCACGACCCCAGCGTGCTCCTCCTCGATGAGCCGGCCTCGGGGCTTGACCCGCGGGCCCGGGTGGAGATGCGGGAACTGATCAAGGAACTCCAGGTCATGGGCAAGACCGTCCTGATCAGCTCGCACATCCTGAGCGAACTGGCCGAGATGTGCTCCCACCTGGCCATCATCGACCATGGGCGGATCGTCGTTTCCGGACCGGTCGATGAGGTCATGGGGCGGACTCACGGCGGCCGCGTCCTCATGATCAAGGTCCTTGACGATCAGGAGCGGGCGGCGGAAATCATCCGGCAGGCGCCTTTGGTCAAGTCGGCCGTCGCCACGGCCGACGAGATTAAGGTGGTCTTCGACGGTTCCGATGAAGCCCTGGCCGGCCTGCTGACCGACCTGATCAGGTCGGGGCTACGGGTGGTCTCCTTCACCGAGGGAAACCATCGCCTGGAGGATGTGTTCATGCAAGTGACAAGGGGGGACGGGCGATGATCCTCAATCCCATCCTGGCCAAGGAGTATCGTTCACGGATGCGGACCTGGCGGGCCCCCGGCGTGATCACCCTCTATGTCCTCCTGCTCGGCCTGGTCGGCTACGCCTATTTCCGCCTCCTCAGTTCCCAGATCCTCAACGGCGGGTATCTCAACCCTCAGGTCGGCATGCAGATCTTCTATGTCCTGGCGATCTTCCAGTTGCTCCTGGTGGCGTTCGTCACCCCGAGCCTGACGGCGGGATTGATCAGCGGGGAACGGGAGCGGCAGACCCTTGACCTGCTCCTCTGCACGAGGTTGTCGGCAACCTCCATCATCCTCGGGAAGCTGACCGCCGCGGTCAGTTTCGTCCTCCTCCTCATTGTCGCCTCGGTGCCCGTCTACAGCGTGGTCTTCCTGTTCGGCGGGGTTTCCCCGCGCGAACTGTTGATGACCCTGCTCATCTTCGTGATCACCGGCCTGGCCTATGCGACCATCGGGCTGTTTTGCTCGACCCTCCTTAGGCGGACGCAGGCGGCGACCATCCTGGCCTACGCCCTGGTCTTCACCCTAGTCTTCGGGACCTACGTCCTCGGCGGGATCCAGATGGCGATGGGCTCGATGAAAGCAAGGGTCGGGCCTTACTACGGCCCGACCATGCCCTGGTTCATGAACTTCAACCCGCTCCAGGCCCTGATGTCGGCGATGCCCACGACGGGCGGGTTCTACATCCCGTACTTCCCCATCCCTGTGCTCTCCAGTAGCTGGGGACCAGGTCGCCCGACCACCCCGGCCTGGCAACCGTACCTCATCTTCAGCGCCATCACCATCGTCGCCCTGACCATGGCCTCGGTCTATTTCATCAAGCCGGTCCGTTCCCTGCGGCCAAGGGGAGTCTCGTTCCCAACCTTTGGCGGCAGGCGGGGCCGGGGGCGGACGTCCGCCGTTGGGGACGGGTCGGATTGAAGGACTGGCGGAACGGCGCGGCCCGAGGCCGACGGCCTCGGTTCGACTGGAGGTACCCGGAAATGAAGGAAGCAGAGCACGGTTCACCCGGGTCGGCCGGGCGGAGGAGAGATCTATCTGCCAAAGGGCGGCGCCTGGCCGCCGGCTTGGGTCACCGGCTGGCCGCCCTCCGGTCGCCGCTTGGGGAGACTGCCCCGGGGCGGGCCTTCCCAGCGCCAGACCCTGAGCTACGGGCGGCCCTGCTTCCGGCCCGGGCTCGGTTGTCCAGGCAGATGGCCATCGACGGGCTGACCTTCTCAGCCATCCTGGCGGTCTCCGCGGCGTTCCTCGTCCTCCTGGTGGCTCGCCGACGTCCGGTGATCGACCCCGGTTGGTGGTGCCTCGGCCTGGCGGCCGGGGCGATGGCCGCCGGGGTAGCCTACGGCCTGCTCTTCAAGCCGGGCTGGCGCCGGGTGGCCGTTGCGGTCGACCGGGCCGGCCTCAGCGAGCGCGTGGTCACCGCGGCGTACTACTCGGGGGTCACCCGCCAGGGGGACGGTGACCCAACCGACTTGGCCGCGGCCTTCGCCCGGGCGCAGCGGCGGGACACCCTGGAGCGGCTGAAATCCTTTCGACCCGAACAGGCCTTGCCCGTAAAGTGGCCGGCCAGAGCCTGGCGCGGCCTGACTGTTGGCCTGGTGGCCGTGGTCGCCCTGGCCGTCTGGCCGAACCCGATGGCGGCCGTCGCCGAGCGCGACAAGGCCGTCCGCAAGGCCGTCACCGACCAGGTCAAGGCGGTTGAGAAGGTCTCCCGTGACCTGGACAAGAAGCTCGCCGCGGTCGACCCCAAGACCGCCGCGGAGGTCCAAAAAGCCCTGACCGAACTGGCCAAGGAGCTCAAGCGGGCGAGGAGCGCCGAGGAGGCCCTCAAGGCTCTGGCCAAGGCTCAGGATAAGCTGGCTCAGAGGGCCGGCCTTCAGGCCGCGGGGAGCCAAGCGGGCGGGGCCGGTCAGGGCCTTAGTGAGCTGGCGAGCGGACTCAAGGCGACGAAGGCTGGACAGGCGGCCGGGGAGAAGATCGCCTCGGGCGAGGCCCAGGGGGCCAAGCAGGAGCTGGATAAGCTGGCCGGGGCTGCCCCCAACCTGTCGTCCGGTGATCGAGAGGAGATCAGTCGAGTCCTCGGCCGGGCGGCCGGCTCGACCTCCGGCGGGGCGCTGGCCCGGGCGGCGGCCGCGGCCTCGCAGGCTCTGGCCGGTTCGGACGAATCCGCCGGGACCCAGGCCATGCAGGCCCTAAGCTCGGCCGTCCAGGCGGCCATGGAAGCGGCCACCGGGAGCCAGTCGCTGGCCAATGCGCAGTCGACCCTCCAGGCGGCGCAGAGCGCGGTGGCTCAGGCTGGTCGCCTCTCGCAGGCCGCCCAGAGTGGCCAGGGGCAGCGGGGCCAGAGTGGATCGGGGAGCCAGGGTGGACAAGGCAATCAGGCCGGGCCAGGCAGTGGCTCGACGGGTAGCGGCCAGGGCTCCACGGGCAGTTCCGGGTCGGGCTCCTCCGGTAGCTCCGGATCCGGCCAGGGGCAATCGGGCGGCGGTCAAGGGTCGGGTTCGGGTCAGGGTACCTCGGGCCAGGGCCAGTCCGGCTCAGGCGGGGGCAGCTCCGGAGCCGGCTCCGGATCGACCAACACCGACGCCGGCTCGGGAGGCAACGCGCCGAACACGCCCGGCCAAACCAACCCCCAGAACCCCTCCGGCGACAAGGTCGGACAGTACGAGCGGCTGTACGACCCGACCCGCCTGGGGGGAGACGGCCAGACGTCGGCCATCGGTGGGAAGCTGGGCCAGGGCGACAGCGAGTTCACCGACACCAGCCAGGCCTCCCTGGGCTCAAGCGGGCTGGTGCCCTACAGTGAGGTCTTCGGCTCATATAGCCGGGAGGCCATGACCGCGGTCGATAACGGCTATTTGCCGGCCAGCCTCAAAGACTTGATCCGTCAGTACTTCGGCTCCCTCGACCCGGGCGCGGGCAACTGAACGACGGCCCCCACGGGGGCACGGAAAACGACCGACCCGTCGGCTCTTGCCGACGGGCGGTTGGAGAGGGTGAGACCCATGGCTTCCGAGACGGCGGCCGAGATGGCCGCCAGGTTCATCGAGATGGTCCGCGCCGTGGAGAGCGAGGTCGGCCGGGTGATGGTCGGCCAGGAGGCCGTGATCAGGCAGGTGCTTATCACCATCCTGGCGGGCGGGCACGCCCTCCTCGAGGGGGTCCCCGGGCTCGGCAAGACGGTCCTGGTCAGGACCTTCGGGCAGGCCCTGGCCCTCAAGTTCTCACGGATTCAGTTCACCCCGGACCTGATGCCGGCCGACATCGTCGGGACCAACGTCATCGCCGAGGACGCCGCCGGGGCCCGCCGTTTCGAGTTCCAGCCGGGACCGATCTTCGCCAATCTCGTCCTGGCCGATGAGATCAACCGGGCGACGCCCAAGACCCAGAGCGCCATGCTCGAGTCGATGCAGGAAAAGCAGGTCACCGTAGGCACGTCCACGCGGACCCTGCCGAAGCCGTTCTTCGTCCTGGCCACCCAGAACCCGATCGAGATGGAGGGCACTTATCCCCTCCCCGAGGCCCAGCTCGACCGGTTCTTCTTCAAGGTCCTGGTGGGCTTCCCGAAAGCCGGCGAGCTGTCCGAGATCATCCGGCGGACGACCACCGGCTACGAGGCTGAAGTCCGGCAGATTGCTAGTGGTGAGGACCTCCTCGGCCTCACCCGGATGGCCCGGGACGTACCCATCGCCGACCCGGTGGCCGACTACGCCGTCCGCCTCCTGCTGGCGACCCACCCGAAGGACAGCCCTTCGGCCAAGGCGGCCCAGTTCGTCCGCTACGGGGCCAGCCCGCGCGGCCTGCAGACCCTGGTCTTGGCGGCGAAGATCCGAGCTCTCCTCGAAGGGCGTTTCAACGTCGCCGACGAGGACCTGCGCGAGGTGGCCCCCCCGGCCTTGCGGCACCGCTTCTTCCTCAACTTCGAGGGCGAGGCCGAGGGACTGACGACCGACGACGTCATCTCAGACCTCCTCACCGCCGTGCCGACCAGCGCCGGTTGAAGCCCGGCGGGGCCCGACCATCCGGGGCGGCCGAATCAGGGCCGCCACGATTCTTTTCGCGAGGGGGTGACCGGATTGGCCGATGCTGACGTCCCGGCGGCGGAGGGGCGGCTCTTCGACGCCGACCTGCTCAAGCGGATCGAGGCCCTGTCCATCGTCGTCCACAAGAGCCTGGCCGGTCGCCACGCCGGTCATCGCCGGTCCCCCCGCAAGGGTAGCTCGGTCGAGTTCGCCGACTTCCGCAACTACACTGCCGGAGACGACTTCCGCCAGGTCGATTGGAACGCCTACGCCCGCTTCGAGCGGCTCTACCTCAAGCTGTTCATGGAGGAGCAGGACACGACGATCCACGCCTTCGTCGACACCAGCGCCTCGATGACCTGGGGCAAGCCGTCAAAGGCCCGTCTCGCCCGGCAAATGGCGGGGGCCCTGGCCTACCTGGGGCTGACCAGCTTCGACCAAGTCGGGCTGGGCGGCCTGGGACGCGGGCTTGACCGTTACTACCCGCCGGTCCGCGGCCGGGGCGAGATCTGGCGGATCTTCCAGTTTCTCGAATACCTGCCGGACGCCGGCGAGACCGACCTTGGTCGCTCGCTCAAGGAGTTCGGCCGATACCGGCGCGGGCCGGGAATCGCCTTCGTCATCAGTGACCTCCTGACCCCGCTCGGCTACCGTG
This genomic window from Bacillota bacterium contains:
- a CDS encoding DUF58 domain-containing protein: MADADVPAAEGRLFDADLLKRIEALSIVVHKSLAGRHAGHRRSPRKGSSVEFADFRNYTAGDDFRQVDWNAYARFERLYLKLFMEEQDTTIHAFVDTSASMTWGKPSKARLARQMAGALAYLGLTSFDQVGLGGLGRGLDRYYPPVRGRGEIWRIFQFLEYLPDAGETDLGRSLKEFGRYRRGPGIAFVISDLLTPLGYRDGLNYLRFLGQEVFVIQVLSSDELAPEIAGDARLTDVETGQFQDVSATPGLIRAYRERLTAYVNEVRDFCRRHEIGFWQVSSDEKADEVIAKSLRRAGIVR
- a CDS encoding MoxR family ATPase codes for the protein MASETAAEMAARFIEMVRAVESEVGRVMVGQEAVIRQVLITILAGGHALLEGVPGLGKTVLVRTFGQALALKFSRIQFTPDLMPADIVGTNVIAEDAAGARRFEFQPGPIFANLVLADEINRATPKTQSAMLESMQEKQVTVGTSTRTLPKPFFVLATQNPIEMEGTYPLPEAQLDRFFFKVLVGFPKAGELSEIIRRTTTGYEAEVRQIASGEDLLGLTRMARDVPIADPVADYAVRLLLATHPKDSPSAKAAQFVRYGASPRGLQTLVLAAKIRALLEGRFNVADEDLREVAPPALRHRFFLNFEGEAEGLTTDDVISDLLTAVPTSAG
- a CDS encoding ABC transporter permease subunit, yielding MILNPILAKEYRSRMRTWRAPGVITLYVLLLGLVGYAYFRLLSSQILNGGYLNPQVGMQIFYVLAIFQLLLVAFVTPSLTAGLISGERERQTLDLLLCTRLSATSIILGKLTAAVSFVLLLIVASVPVYSVVFLFGGVSPRELLMTLLIFVITGLAYATIGLFCSTLLRRTQAATILAYALVFTLVFGTYVLGGIQMAMGSMKARVGPYYGPTMPWFMNFNPLQALMSAMPTTGGFYIPYFPIPVLSSSWGPGRPTTPAWQPYLIFSAITIVALTMASVYFIKPVRSLRPRGVSFPTFGGRRGRGRTSAVGDGSD
- a CDS encoding ABC transporter ATP-binding protein, whose amino-acid sequence is MIRIDQVTKTYGRTKALDGLQFEVPRGSIFGFVGPNGAGKTTTIRILATLLAPSGGEAYVGGAPVSRDPAKVRQLIGYMPDFFGVYDDLRVDEYLDFYGASRGLAPARRKKVAADLLELIELTDKRGEYVDTLSRGMKQRLCLAQALVHDPSVLLLDEPASGLDPRARVEMRELIKELQVMGKTVLISSHILSELAEMCSHLAIIDHGRIVVSGPVDEVMGRTHGGRVLMIKVLDDQERAAEIIRQAPLVKSAVATADEIKVVFDGSDEALAGLLTDLIRSGLRVVSFTEGNHRLEDVFMQVTRGDGR